The DNA segment AGGGTTTTGTGGTTtctttggcttttgttgttgttgttgttttgggtttttttgtctgttttacaaCTTTCTACCTGCTAAGTAGAAGCAGAAGGGACTCATCTTCTGGAAACCGCATTTTAATATCCCCCAATTTCaatcttcatttattaaaaagtaatttacttggggtgcctgggtggctcagctggttaagcatccaactcttggtttcagctcaggtcacgagctcacagtttgtgggattcagccccacgtcgagctctatgctaactgtgcagagcctgcttgggatgctctctctttctctctgtcaaaaaaagtaatagataaaattttttaaatggttaaaatagcaaaaaaaaaaaaaaaaaaaaaaaaaaaaccacaacaaaacaacaacaacaaaaaaacccaaacaagcaaacatgatttctattttaccacaataaaaaaaggacCAAACAGCCGACTCACGCCTGCCACGTCCCAAGTACCCTTCTAGGCACTGGGACTGCAgaggtgaacaaaacagaccagaTCCCTGTCCTCAGCATTTCCACCCAATGAATAAAACTAAGATGTGGCTCTGCACCATGAAAGGTGATGAACGCTCCGGGAGGCTCCagcgggagggggggaggggggtgctgggagACCAGGCCCGGTGGGGAGCCCTGCCTTCCAGGCTGGGTGgcctgcctgggggaggggacagcgaGGTGCTGGAGAGGCTGCGGGTTTGTGCCCTGACGGCTTCTTGAGCCAGACCGCCGTCGGAACGGCCCCACTCGTAGGCCCCCCTCGTAGGCCCCCCTTGTAGGCTGCCCCGGCAGGTGCGTCCCGGTCCCTGGAATCCCAGAAGCGAGGAGGGACGTCCCCGAGCCCCAGCCCGCCTTCCAGGGCGTGGGTGCCTGCAGGACATCCGGGAGCCCCCACAGGACCTTCCAGGGCCTTCCTCTCCTGGAGCCCGGCCGGGGGAGGACCCCCGGGGCTGCTCGgcgccaggggcggggggggatggGGCGAAGAGCCCCGGCCGGGTCCTGCCTCGGGCCTCTGCCCGCGCGGGGGCTAATGAGCCGCTTTTGTACCCGCAGGAGCTACAAAGTGCTCACTGACTGCACCAGGCACGTGGCGGACCAGCTGGGCTGCTTCTGGCCGAATGCGGCAGTGGACAAGTTCTTTGTGGCCATCCACCGGCACTACTTCAGGAACTGCCCCGTCTCCGGCAGGGCTGTGCGGGACCCGCCCCGAAGCATCCTCTGCCCCTTCATCGCGGTGCCCATCCTGGTGACCCTGCTTGTGACGGCGCTGGTGGTCTGGAGGAGCAAGCGTCCGGAGGGCGTCGTGTAGGCCTGcagtcttgggggggggggggggcgactgGCCAGAGCTTCGGGCGCCCTGATGGCAGAGTAGGCCCCAGATCCCTTGTTTTGTCCCCCGGGAAGAGCTAACAGGATTTCGGAATGGCCGTGGCGCAGACGTTAACCTGAAAGCCCCCTGGCTGGAGTTCGAAGCGACCCAGGTGGGGACCCCAGATGCTAGGAGGGAGCGGGAGCCTAATTGTCATGATTTCCGGGGAGGGTTCCAACCTCTCGCCGAACCGGGGATAAGTGGCTTGTGATTCAAAGGATGTCCTCAAGGGGGCGCCCGGGTGCTcagtccgacttcaggtcatgatctcacggtttgtgagttcgagccctgcgtcgggctctgtgctgacagctcggagcctggagcctgcttcggattctgtgtctccctcgctctctgcccctgccctgctcatgctctggctctctcttgtctctcaaaaataaatattttaaaaaatgaaaaaggatgtCCTCGAATTTGGGGAGCGTCGTTATTTCGGGGTATGGACCACTAAGAGTAGAAAGGTGAGAGGAACACTAACCCCTTCGGATTCCCCTTCTTCGGTCACAGGGACCTTTGTGGGGATGATGGTGCCGAGGCGTTGTGTGCCCTGAAGATGCTCCCGTGGGCCTCTGaggcccccgccccacccccacccccaccccaactgcTGGCTCAGAGGACGGCTGTTCGCAGACAGGAGGAGGCCGGGTGT comes from the Acinonyx jubatus isolate Ajub_Pintada_27869175 chromosome C1, VMU_Ajub_asm_v1.0, whole genome shotgun sequence genome and includes:
- the RAMP1 gene encoding receptor activity-modifying protein 1 isoform X1, with amino-acid sequence MARSLGGLWLLLVHHLLMATACQDANSGALLQELCLTQFQVDMEAIGKTLWCDWGETVKSYKVLTDCTRHVADQLGCFWPNAAVDKFFVAIHRHYFRNCPVSGRAVRDPPRSILCPFIAVPILVTLLVTALVVWRSKRPEGVV
- the RAMP1 gene encoding receptor activity-modifying protein 1 isoform X2, producing the protein MATACQDANSGALLQELCLTQFQVDMEAIGKTLWCDWGETVKSYKVLTDCTRHVADQLGCFWPNAAVDKFFVAIHRHYFRNCPVSGRAVRDPPRSILCPFIAVPILVTLLVTALVVWRSKRPEGVV